A stretch of DNA from Ranitomeya variabilis isolate aRanVar5 chromosome 1, aRanVar5.hap1, whole genome shotgun sequence:
TGGATCCTGTAGTTGCTTGCAGCATTGTTAGGTTTGTCACGTAACCGTGTTAATTATAGGCAGTGATGGCATCACTTGGTTAGATGTCGGGGCGTGAGGGACAAAATACCATGTGCTTTTTGTAGTGATACAGGAAGTGTCAATTTTGAATTTAAAGTGGTTCACTCCTTGCTTGCATGACTTCTGATTGCTATTATCTATGTGCTTGCTGCGAAGCACTGACATCTCTAGAAGTAATGCTCCCAGTGTAGGAAGGCGTCTACTCGGCACCTAAGACCTCTGCTCTTAATCACTAGCACGGCTGCAGTGCTGACAGTCACAAGTGGACTGGCGCACTGAACAAAACTCCTGGGGGAGTTGGATGCAGCTGCTTATTTATGAAACTCCAACTTGGAGATATGGCAAGGGGCTCGGAGTGATGCAGACACTACTAGAACTGCCGCCCCGGGCACTGTCATCTGCAGTAAGAGTCTGTTGTTCTGCCCAGAGTTCAATTTGCTCAGTTCTCCGCTGTTAAACCTTGCAGCCTTTAGGTGGTTGACCTTTAGGAAAATGGCCTCACTATCCTCGTTATTTAACCATCTCTTTTCCAGGCAATGGCACAATTGACTTTCCTGAATTCCTAACCATGATGGCAAGAAAAATGAAGGACACAGATAGCGAAGAGGAGATCCGTGAAGCATTCAGAGTGTTCGACAAGGTAGCAGATCCCAGAGTGTTCAATCTGCACATAGTGCCAAAACATAGGTGGGCACCATCTGATGGAGACTTCTGTTTTTCCTACAGGACGGCAATGGTTACATCAGCGCAGCAGAGCTCCGTCACGTAATGACTAACCTAGGGGAAAAATTAACAGACGAAGAGGTAGATGAAATGATCAGAGAAGCCGATATAGATGGAGATGGGCAGGTCAACTACGAAGGTAAGAAATTGGAGACTTCGTTTATCGCTGCAGAATGGGATTCATAATTTTAGGAACCCCCATAAATAGCATGACATACATGGAGCAGAGAAAATTGTTCTTTTATATTCTGTACAGCACATGGTGGTTTGTCAGGTTTCATCTACTAAAGAGATTCTGAGGCAGTGTAATGTCTTATACTATTCTTGATGTCTAAAACAGATCCTATTGATATCTGTATACTGGCGCTTACCCAGTAAGTCAAGTTCAGCTGCTCTTAATGGCCTGTTTCAAAGTTACTTTCCATATCTATCACATTCCAAAAATGTGTGCAGTCCTGGAAGTACAAAGTCAAGACTTGGGCCAAATAATGCATGCTGGCAGCCATCTCAGGTGGACCAGGACATCTCTCTTCATTCACCGCCTGACTAACCCAGTCCATTGTTTTTCTTTCCAGAATTCGTACAGATGATGACCGCAAAATGAAGAAGTGTCCCCTATCTTACCCTCTAGAAGA
This window harbors:
- the CALM1 gene encoding calmodulin-1, with the protein product MADQLTEEQIAEFKEAFSLFDKDGDGTITTKELGTVMRSLGQNPTEAELQDMINEVDADGNGTIDFPEFLTMMARKMKDTDSEEEIREAFRVFDKDGNGYISAAELRHVMTNLGEKLTDEEVDEMIREADIDGDGQVNYEEFVQMMTAK